From the Montipora capricornis isolate CH-2021 chromosome 2, ASM3666992v2, whole genome shotgun sequence genome, one window contains:
- the LOC138037699 gene encoding amiloride-sensitive sodium channel subunit alpha-like: MQSPNKANGSSQKSQQLKSFQERIFECFGYTTAHGYGRVADATDSSLRRCFWLLACAAAFGIFVYQLQDLTSQYLSRPLKTRAWIAHEQNLPFPQVTVCNLNKIRRSKIPEDVLKDYPQILGPISNATNNSSKLHGHKLKTKVHQRLAEYPDDILQAAGHQLQDMILNCEYNNIDCLNEMRDLWTQLTHPKFGNCYTFNGGRDPNNKQITVLMSSLPGHEEGLKLEVNIEQYEYVSELSDEAGVRVFIGDQYLMPFPYELGISAPSGYSTGIMLRKIVIGRLDPFKNHSCEPKSILDDGNIFSRYNVIYSDMACKISCLANTMHEMCGCVYYKLKYTKTQNVCDKSHHATEQCIDDVFKKYSEGICTKDCRQKCREDTFKMTVSAADWPSEYYKDILKEKIGKRGLGNRTGDFHVNFLKLKVYYGALNYEVIDEELAYPFSNFVSDIGGVMGMWIGISALTCVEVLELSASLCYAFWRKFKGKRNSINVVQPRDCPA; the protein is encoded by the exons ATGCAGTCGCCAAACAAAGCGAATGGTTCCTCTCAAAAGTCTCAACAATTAAAGTCATTTCAGGAAAGGATATTTGAGTGTTTTGGCTACACTACAGCTCATGGCTACGGTCGTGTTGCAGATGCTACTGATTCCTCGCTTCGCAGGTGTTTTTGGTTACTGGCATGTGCTGCTGCCTTTGGTATCTTCGTTTATCAGCTGCAGGATTTAACTTCCCAGTACCTCTCAAGACCTCTAAAAACAAGAGCATGGATTGCGCATGAACAG AACCTGCCATTTCCTCAAGTCACTGTGTGCAACCTCAACAAGATTCGCCGATCAAAGATACCTGAAGATGTCTTAAAGGATTATCCGCAAATTCTTGGCCCAA TATCAAACGCCACTAATAATTCATCAAAGCTTCACGGAcacaaactaaaaacaaaagttCACCAACGTTTGGCTGAATACCCCGATGACATCCTGCAAGCCGCTGGACATCAGCTGCAGGACATGATATTAAACTGCGAGTACAACAACATAGATTGCTT AAATGAAATGCGTGACCTGTGGACGCAATTAACGCATCCGAAGTTTGGAAACTGTTATACATTCAATGGAGGAAGAGATCCTAACAACAAGCAGATCACAGTTCTTATGTCATCCCTTCCGGGACATGAAGAAG GTCTTAAACTTGAGGTGAACATTGAACAGTATGAGTATGTTAGTGAGCTCTCAGATGAGGCTGGCGTGCGAGTGTTTATTGGAGATCAGTATTTGATGCCATTTCCTTACGAGCTGGGAATAAGTGCGCCCTCTGGCTATTCTACAGGAATAATGCTACGAAAG ATTGTTATTGGTAGATTGGATCCTTTTAAGAATCACAGCTGCGAACCAAAATCCATTCTTGATGATGGCAACATATTCAGCCGTTACAACGTTATCTACAGTGATATG GCGTGCAAGATTTCCTGCCTGGCAAACACAATGCACGAAATGTGCGGTTGCGTTTATTACAAACTGAAGTATACGAAAACGCAGAAtgtatgtgacaaatcccaccaTGCAACAG AACAGTGCATCGACGacgtttttaaaaaatattctgaAGGCATATGCACAAAGGATTGCCGACAAAAATGCag GGAGGACACTTTCAAGATGACGGTTTCCGCTGCTGATTGGCCATCAGAGTACTACAAG GATATCCTGAAAGAAAAAATTGGAAAGCGCGGACTTGGAAATCGCACCGGTGACTTCCA TGTCAACTTTTTGAAGTTGAAAGTATACTACGGAGCTCTAAACTATGAAGTGATCGACGAGGAACTTGCTTATCCA ttttcaaattttgtttctgacATCGGTGGAGTTATGGGTATGTGGATCGGAATCTCAGCACTGACATGCGTTGAAGTCCTCGAACTGTCGGCTTCACTTTGCTACGCGTTCTGGAGAAAGTTCAAAGGGAAACGAAATAGTATTAATGTGGTTCAGCCGCGAGATTGTCCTGCTTAG